The following proteins are encoded in a genomic region of Sphingopyxis sp. YF1:
- a CDS encoding acyltransferase, with product MRAVPWKIRLAQRLIGINGAAYWPMHPDSQLSYPHRVLLGRNSWPGIEPRCYVSANMGIVIGDGVTIGRGVGLISGDHDPTMLTSFLEVEPQVIGDHCIIEDGCTILPGVELADHVIVTRGSVVTKSCLQPRAILTGNPARVVGTHDRRAPAIAADAAHGYIPARDFPTFARRNLRHRFLGRFGAALAAPGGDGD from the coding sequence ATGCGCGCCGTCCCGTGGAAAATCCGGCTGGCGCAGCGGCTGATCGGGATCAACGGCGCGGCCTATTGGCCGATGCATCCCGACAGTCAGCTGTCCTACCCCCACCGCGTGCTGCTGGGCCGCAACAGCTGGCCGGGAATCGAGCCGCGATGCTATGTCAGCGCCAATATGGGGATCGTGATCGGCGACGGCGTGACGATCGGGCGCGGGGTCGGGCTGATCTCGGGCGATCATGACCCGACGATGCTGACCAGCTTTCTGGAGGTCGAACCGCAGGTGATCGGCGATCATTGCATCATCGAGGATGGCTGCACGATCCTGCCCGGGGTCGAGCTCGCCGATCATGTCATCGTGACGCGCGGCAGCGTCGTGACCAAATCCTGCCTCCAGCCGCGCGCCATCCTGACCGGCAATCCCGCGCGCGTCGTGGGGACCCACGACCGGCGCGCACCGGCGATCGCCGCCGACGCGGCGCACGGCTACATCCCCGCGCGCGATTTCCCGACCTTTGCACGCCGCAACCTGCGGCACCGGTTCCTGGGCCGGTTCGGCGCCGCGCTTGCCGCGCCCGGCGGCGACGGCGACTGA
- a CDS encoding HisA/HisF-related TIM barrel protein, which yields MRRVRVIPVLTIDRDRRLVKTVGFGKRTYIGDPINAVRIFNTKMVDEILLLDIDASVDDRGPAFDAIGDIVEEAFLPMGYGGGIRSVDDAARLFALGLEKVVLSTEALADPSLVAAIAERFGAQAVAVSLPYAKKLIGGQQVLTRSGKDKAGLTPVEAARAMAAAGAGEIILYSIDRDGKWAGYDLATVTAVADAVDVPVVACGGAAGLGDFLPAIRDAGASAVAASSLFVYRAPRQGVLISYPDETDLRDQLFAQLN from the coding sequence ATGCGCCGCGTCCGCGTCATTCCCGTGCTCACCATCGACCGCGACCGGCGGCTGGTGAAGACCGTCGGCTTCGGCAAGCGCACCTATATCGGTGACCCGATCAACGCCGTGCGTATCTTCAACACCAAGATGGTCGACGAGATATTGCTGCTCGACATCGACGCCAGTGTCGACGACCGCGGCCCCGCATTCGACGCCATCGGCGACATCGTCGAAGAGGCCTTCCTGCCGATGGGCTATGGCGGCGGCATCCGCAGCGTCGACGACGCCGCACGCCTGTTCGCGCTCGGGCTCGAAAAGGTCGTGCTGTCGACCGAAGCGCTGGCGGATCCGTCGCTTGTCGCGGCGATCGCCGAGCGGTTCGGCGCGCAGGCGGTCGCGGTGTCGCTCCCCTATGCGAAAAAGCTGATCGGCGGCCAGCAGGTGCTGACGCGCAGCGGCAAGGACAAGGCCGGGCTGACGCCCGTCGAGGCAGCCCGTGCGATGGCGGCCGCGGGGGCGGGCGAGATCATCCTCTACAGCATCGATCGCGACGGCAAATGGGCGGGGTACGACCTTGCGACCGTCACGGCGGTCGCCGATGCCGTCGACGTCCCCGTCGTCGCCTGCGGCGGTGCGGCAGGGCTCGGCGATTTCCTGCCCGCGATCCGCGATGCCGGCGCATCGGCGGTGGCGGCGTCGAGCCTGTTCGTCTATCGCGCACCCAGGCAGGGTGTGCTGATCTCCTACCCCGACGAAACCGACCTGCGCGACCAGCTGTTCGCCCAGCTCAACTGA
- the asnB gene encoding asparagine synthase (glutamine-hydrolyzing), which produces MCGWGILFHRDGRPVERPHLQAMADAVAHRGPDAEGIVELGPLGLAHRRLAVIDVHDRSNQPMRLGDSWLLFNGAIYNFGALRDELEALGRSFRTRSDTEVLLHALDAWGRDALPRLNGMFSIAFSDAKRGTLLLARDRFGIKPLCYHLSDDILIAGSEAKQLLATGLVAPRPDLSAARIFLESGRLAFDDRTMFADIASLPPGHALEIDRTSRTVTRHRWYDLAARIVPSRPAYDEAIATVRDLLADSVRLRHIANVPLGAALSGGLDSTAIAVFSRAMRADPSEHVVFTTWHDEAGHDERALARSVASRLGFRHVEVPVDLPGYFTPDRLERFARLQDQPLPSGSHFNEYTLFEAVRGHGITVFLDGQGSDEYFGGYGEYWFAAQRKALRAGRLDEMWRNFKGRSLATGDSLGLTVRKWIARQLGVVPRVSPLMEGAFPAAIAGAIDADGLLPRDFEALVLAEMTRLSIPYQLHSQDRFAMAFGVESRLPFLDYRLVEYVAGLPASYRVGDGWQKRILRDAMHELPDAVRRRRQKNGFSAPDASYWATNNAAMRAMIDDALDTLAPLVDVARVRRRLDAASATTGDYDQAMFRLISLAAWVRAFDVPL; this is translated from the coding sequence ATGTGCGGGTGGGGCATCCTCTTCCACCGCGACGGACGACCGGTCGAACGCCCGCACCTCCAGGCCATGGCGGACGCGGTCGCGCACCGCGGCCCCGACGCCGAGGGGATCGTCGAGCTCGGCCCGCTCGGCCTCGCGCATCGCCGCCTCGCGGTCATCGACGTCCACGACCGGTCGAACCAGCCGATGCGGCTCGGCGACAGCTGGCTGCTGTTCAACGGTGCCATCTATAATTTCGGCGCGCTGCGCGACGAACTCGAGGCGCTCGGCCGCAGCTTTCGCACCCGGTCGGATACCGAGGTCCTGCTCCACGCGCTCGATGCCTGGGGCCGCGACGCCCTTCCCCGCCTCAACGGCATGTTCTCGATCGCCTTTTCCGACGCGAAGCGTGGCACCCTGTTGCTGGCGCGCGATCGTTTCGGGATCAAGCCGCTCTGCTATCACCTGTCCGACGATATCCTGATCGCGGGATCGGAGGCCAAGCAGCTGCTCGCCACCGGGCTGGTCGCGCCGCGCCCCGATCTGTCGGCGGCGCGGATATTCCTCGAATCGGGGCGGCTCGCCTTCGACGACCGGACGATGTTCGCCGATATCGCCAGCCTGCCGCCCGGGCACGCGCTCGAAATCGACCGGACCAGCCGCACGGTCACGCGCCACCGGTGGTATGATCTGGCCGCGCGCATCGTGCCGTCGCGCCCCGCCTATGACGAGGCGATCGCGACCGTCCGCGACCTGCTCGCCGATTCGGTACGCCTGCGCCATATCGCCAATGTCCCGCTCGGCGCGGCGCTGTCGGGCGGGCTCGACAGCACGGCGATCGCGGTGTTCAGCCGCGCGATGCGCGCCGACCCGTCGGAGCATGTCGTCTTTACCACCTGGCACGACGAGGCGGGGCACGACGAACGTGCGCTGGCGCGCAGCGTCGCAAGCCGCCTCGGTTTTCGCCACGTCGAGGTGCCCGTCGACCTTCCCGGCTACTTCACCCCCGACCGCCTCGAACGCTTCGCCCGCCTGCAGGACCAGCCCTTGCCGAGCGGAAGCCATTTCAACGAATATACGCTGTTCGAAGCGGTGCGCGGACACGGCATCACGGTGTTCCTCGACGGGCAGGGATCCGACGAATATTTCGGCGGCTATGGCGAATATTGGTTCGCCGCGCAGCGCAAGGCGCTCCGGGCGGGCCGGCTCGACGAAATGTGGCGGAACTTCAAGGGCCGCAGCCTTGCAACGGGCGATTCGCTCGGGCTCACGGTGCGCAAATGGATCGCCCGCCAGCTCGGGGTCGTGCCGCGCGTCTCGCCGCTGATGGAGGGCGCGTTTCCCGCCGCGATCGCGGGTGCGATCGATGCGGACGGGTTGCTGCCGCGCGATTTCGAGGCGCTCGTGCTCGCCGAGATGACCCGCCTGTCGATCCCGTACCAGCTCCATTCGCAGGACCGCTTCGCGATGGCGTTCGGGGTCGAATCGCGCCTGCCCTTCCTCGACTATCGCCTCGTCGAATATGTCGCCGGCCTGCCCGCTTCCTATCGCGTCGGCGACGGGTGGCAGAAGCGGATATTGCGCGATGCGATGCACGAACTGCCCGATGCGGTCCGGCGGCGGCGGCAGAAGAACGGCTTTTCGGCGCCTGACGCCAGTTATTGGGCGACGAACAATGCCGCGATGCGCGCGATGATCGATGACGCACTCGACACGCTGGCGCCGCTCGTCGACGTCGCCCGGGTCCGGCGACGGCTCGATGCCGCATCGGCGACGACCGGTGATTATGATCAGGCGATGTTCCGCTTGATCAGCCTCGCCGCCTGGGTCAGGGCGTTCGATGTCCCGCTCTAG
- a CDS encoding acyltransferase codes for MSRLLNMQLSWPAAILLGLRRLFERNFHHFTGKRYFVDTVRTQVDVRFGMWFWQKILRRNADTYWVVHKSTRVRGSRFVVIGPETSPGWSVGCDIDGRGGIYVGDYTQLAPNVRLQSVRDGDIAPPAPDDFSIFIGKYCLLAMNVAVAPDVRLGDFTIVGANSVVTDSFPDGYCIVAGNPARLIKRLDPAACERWTRARPYVGYTALDDIGRLRGTAIDARLFDRIWGTG; via the coding sequence ATGAGCCGTCTTCTGAACATGCAGCTGAGCTGGCCCGCGGCGATATTGCTCGGGCTACGGCGGCTGTTCGAACGGAATTTCCATCACTTCACCGGCAAACGCTATTTCGTCGACACCGTACGGACGCAGGTCGATGTGCGGTTCGGCATGTGGTTCTGGCAAAAAATTCTGCGCCGCAACGCCGATACCTATTGGGTCGTGCACAAATCGACGCGCGTCCGCGGTTCGCGCTTCGTCGTGATCGGCCCCGAAACCTCGCCGGGCTGGAGCGTCGGCTGCGACATCGACGGACGCGGCGGCATCTATGTCGGCGACTATACGCAGCTGGCGCCGAACGTCCGGCTGCAATCGGTTCGCGACGGCGACATTGCCCCGCCCGCGCCCGATGATTTTTCGATCTTCATCGGAAAATATTGCCTGCTGGCGATGAATGTCGCGGTGGCGCCGGACGTGCGGCTGGGCGATTTTACCATCGTCGGCGCGAACAGCGTCGTCACCGACAGTTTTCCCGACGGCTATTGCATCGTTGCGGGCAATCCCGCGCGACTGATCAAGCGACTCGATCCCGCCGCATGCGAACGATGGACGCGCGCCAGGCCCTATGTCGGTTACACCGCGCTCGACGATATCGGCCGCCTGCGCGGCACCGCGATCGACGCGCGCCTCTTCGACCGCATCTGGGGGACCGGCTGA
- a CDS encoding oligosaccharide flippase family protein, with product MLRRLLTLRHSRFLRSAATLSSGQFAATAIGFGFAPILSRLYSPADYGLLATYMSVAVILSALANLQMARALVAEADEERARALLALSLLLAFGFSGLTLAGVLVLGLSGFGGIERLGFWLFLLPATVLASGSGGALMGWANRQHRYRLMSGYQLVNVLASSGGALLLAWAGAGARGLMIGYFLGQFLSLLWVWVGNRDVLPTLRRVGWTRMRDAGVAHRNYALWTTPTSIIEQVSQASPILVLSLWGNMLTIVGHYNRARGLLMLPVGILGGAIGQVFFRRAAQDMARDGHCRPLFWRLVAGLTAISVPSFAVLALIAPQLFVFILGPQWEEAGHIARILAPVMALQLVVMPASKVMWLYQRQRLDFFLSILFAVTTTLSVASVAFLGFAPEIAIDVFAGVQILLYLVYLVTSILIVERDHRTRQGQAADAAPLQP from the coding sequence TTGCTCCGTCGCCTGCTGACATTGCGGCATTCGCGCTTCCTGCGCAGCGCTGCGACGCTGTCGAGCGGGCAGTTCGCCGCGACCGCGATCGGCTTCGGCTTTGCACCGATCCTCAGCCGGCTCTATTCGCCCGCGGATTACGGGCTGCTCGCGACCTATATGTCGGTGGCCGTGATCCTCTCGGCGCTCGCCAACCTGCAGATGGCGCGCGCGCTCGTCGCCGAAGCCGACGAGGAACGCGCGCGGGCCCTGCTCGCGCTCAGCCTGCTGCTCGCTTTCGGCTTTTCCGGACTGACGCTCGCCGGCGTGCTCGTGCTCGGCCTGTCGGGATTCGGCGGGATCGAGCGGCTCGGCTTCTGGCTTTTCCTGCTCCCTGCGACCGTTCTCGCGTCGGGCAGCGGCGGCGCGCTGATGGGCTGGGCGAACCGCCAGCATCGCTACCGGTTGATGAGCGGCTACCAGCTCGTCAACGTGCTCGCCTCGTCGGGCGGCGCGCTGTTGCTCGCCTGGGCGGGTGCCGGCGCGCGCGGGCTGATGATCGGCTATTTCCTCGGCCAGTTCCTGTCGCTGCTGTGGGTCTGGGTCGGCAACCGCGACGTGCTGCCGACGCTGCGCCGCGTCGGCTGGACGCGCATGCGCGACGCCGGGGTCGCGCATCGCAACTATGCGCTGTGGACCACCCCGACGTCGATCATCGAGCAGGTGTCGCAGGCATCGCCGATCCTCGTGCTGTCGCTGTGGGGCAATATGCTGACGATCGTCGGCCACTATAATCGCGCGCGGGGTTTGCTGATGCTGCCGGTCGGCATTCTCGGCGGCGCGATCGGTCAGGTCTTCTTCCGCCGAGCGGCGCAGGACATGGCGCGCGACGGCCACTGTCGTCCTTTGTTCTGGCGTCTCGTCGCGGGCTTGACGGCGATCAGCGTGCCGAGCTTTGCCGTCCTCGCGCTGATCGCGCCGCAGCTGTTCGTGTTCATCCTCGGTCCGCAGTGGGAGGAGGCCGGCCATATCGCGCGCATCCTCGCGCCGGTGATGGCGCTGCAACTGGTCGTGATGCCCGCGTCGAAAGTGATGTGGCTCTATCAGCGCCAGCGGCTCGACTTTTTCCTGTCGATCCTGTTCGCGGTCACCACGACGCTTTCGGTCGCGTCGGTCGCCTTTCTCGGTTTTGCGCCCGAAATCGCGATCGACGTCTTTGCCGGCGTCCAGATCTTGTTATACCTCGTCTATCTCGTCACCAGCATTCTGATCGTCGAGCGCGATCACCGTACCAGACAGGGGCAGGCCGCCGACGCGGCTCCGTTACAACCATGA
- a CDS encoding N-acetyl sugar amidotransferase, whose amino-acid sequence MTQATSPLPSPSIRVCTRTVMDGSDPDIVFDADGVSNHWHEYQALMATQPDAGEKKARLERLLDKVRADGAGKPYDCVIGLSGGVDSSYVTWLAKQWELRPLIVHFDNGWNNELAVRNIENICKKLGFELHTFVMDWDEFRDLQRAYFKASVVDLEVPTDHMISGALYRLAAKHNLKYLLSGLNHATESVMPKTWNYAKFDLANIRNIHKKYGERPLKTLPALGVWQKAWYQLVRGIHSEAVLDLIDYNKAEAKELLIRELDWVDYGGKHYESLFTRFYQGYILPRKFGVDKRKAHLSNLILSGQMTRDEALRELQQPTYDEALQERDKAYVRKKLGFSESEFEALLTLPNQRHEIFGTDRGQRDLYFKVVGVLGRAARTVGLKR is encoded by the coding sequence GTGACCCAGGCTACCTCTCCCCTGCCTTCGCCCTCGATCCGCGTCTGTACCCGCACGGTGATGGACGGGAGCGACCCTGATATCGTCTTCGACGCCGACGGCGTGTCGAACCACTGGCACGAATATCAGGCGCTGATGGCGACGCAGCCGGACGCCGGGGAGAAAAAGGCGCGGCTGGAGCGCTTGCTCGACAAGGTGCGCGCCGACGGTGCGGGCAAGCCCTACGACTGCGTCATCGGCCTGTCGGGCGGGGTCGACAGCAGCTATGTGACCTGGCTCGCGAAACAATGGGAATTGCGGCCGCTGATCGTCCATTTCGACAATGGCTGGAACAACGAGCTCGCGGTTCGCAACATCGAGAATATCTGCAAGAAGCTGGGCTTCGAACTCCATACGTTCGTGATGGACTGGGACGAGTTCCGCGACCTCCAGCGCGCCTATTTCAAGGCGTCGGTGGTCGATCTCGAAGTGCCGACCGATCACATGATCTCGGGCGCGCTCTATCGCCTCGCGGCGAAGCACAACCTCAAATATCTGCTGTCGGGGCTCAACCACGCCACCGAATCGGTGATGCCCAAAACGTGGAACTATGCGAAGTTCGACCTCGCAAACATTCGAAATATTCACAAAAAATATGGCGAGAGGCCGCTCAAAACGCTGCCCGCGCTCGGCGTGTGGCAAAAGGCCTGGTATCAGCTGGTGCGCGGCATTCACAGCGAAGCGGTGCTCGACCTGATCGACTATAACAAGGCCGAGGCGAAGGAACTGCTGATCCGCGAACTCGACTGGGTCGATTATGGCGGCAAACATTATGAATCGCTCTTCACCCGCTTCTACCAGGGCTATATCCTCCCGCGGAAATTCGGGGTCGACAAACGCAAGGCGCATCTGTCGAACCTGATCCTGTCGGGACAGATGACCCGCGACGAGGCCCTCCGCGAGCTCCAGCAACCGACCTACGATGAAGCGCTGCAGGAACGCGACAAGGCCTATGTGCGCAAGAAGCTGGGCTTTTCCGAAAGCGAATTCGAGGCCTTGCTGACGCTGCCCAACCAGCGGCACGAAATTTTCGGTACCGACCGCGGTCAGCGCGACCTCTATTTCAAGGTCGTCGGCGTACTCGGCCGCGCCGCGCGGACGGTCGGACTGAAGCGCTGA
- a CDS encoding acyltransferase, producing the protein MAAKVHETAIVDPGAEIGDGTAIWHWVHVCGTARIGAGCSLGQNVYVGNDVTIGNNVRIQNGVSVYDAVTLEDDVFCGPAMVFTNVYNPRAAVPRKDEYRETIVRKGATLGANCTIVCGVTIGEYGFVGAGSVINRDVKPYALMVGVPARRIGWMCECGVRLEGAGDVTCSACDKSYAITDEECSPR; encoded by the coding sequence ATGGCCGCGAAGGTTCACGAAACCGCGATCGTCGATCCGGGCGCCGAGATCGGCGACGGCACGGCGATCTGGCACTGGGTGCATGTCTGCGGCACCGCGCGCATCGGCGCAGGCTGCTCGCTGGGGCAGAATGTCTACGTCGGCAACGACGTCACCATCGGCAACAACGTCCGCATCCAGAACGGCGTGTCGGTCTATGACGCGGTGACGCTCGAGGACGATGTTTTCTGTGGCCCGGCGATGGTCTTTACCAACGTCTACAACCCGCGCGCCGCCGTGCCGCGCAAGGACGAGTATCGCGAGACGATCGTACGCAAGGGTGCGACGCTCGGCGCGAACTGCACCATCGTGTGTGGTGTGACGATCGGCGAATATGGCTTCGTCGGCGCGGGATCGGTGATCAATCGCGACGTGAAGCCCTACGCGCTGATGGTCGGCGTGCCCGCGCGACGGATCGGCTGGATGTGCGAATGCGGCGTCCGGCTTGAAGGCGCCGGCGACGTGACCTGCTCCGCCTGCGACAAGAGCTATGCAATAACAGACGAGGAATGTTCTCCGCGATGA
- a CDS encoding DegT/DnrJ/EryC1/StrS family aminotransferase has protein sequence MSDVIEFNDLKAQYRAVKASVDARIQAVLDHGQYIMGPEVAEVEEKLAAYTGSKHCIGVASGTEALLIALMALDVGPGDEVITTSATFVATVEVIALVGATPVFVDIDPATSTIDPQAVKAAITDKTRAIIPVSLYGQCADMDAINAIAAPHDIAVIEDGAQSFGATYKDRRSGNQSLFGCTSFFPAKPLGCYGDGGAIFTDDDDLAQACREIRIHGQSKRFHHTRVGVGGRLDTIQAAVLLAKLEIFDREIERRQELGSRYLAAFAGHNALELPLIAEDRTSVWGYFALKSPDRAAILDALKAAGVPSGVHYPEPMHVQPAYKDKCRVAGSMAETDRWSEQVFSLPMHAYLTDEAQDRIIAAVLAGAGSAA, from the coding sequence ATGAGCGACGTGATCGAATTCAACGACCTGAAGGCCCAGTATCGCGCGGTGAAGGCGTCGGTCGACGCGCGCATCCAGGCGGTGCTCGACCATGGCCAGTATATCATGGGTCCCGAGGTCGCCGAGGTCGAGGAAAAGCTCGCCGCCTACACGGGTTCGAAGCACTGCATCGGCGTCGCTTCGGGGACCGAGGCACTGCTGATCGCGCTGATGGCGCTCGATGTCGGCCCCGGCGACGAGGTCATCACCACTTCGGCGACCTTTGTCGCGACGGTCGAGGTCATCGCGCTCGTCGGCGCGACCCCGGTGTTCGTCGACATCGATCCCGCGACCTCGACGATCGACCCGCAGGCGGTGAAGGCCGCAATCACCGACAAGACCCGCGCGATCATCCCCGTATCGCTCTACGGCCAGTGCGCCGACATGGACGCGATCAATGCGATCGCGGCGCCGCACGATATCGCGGTGATCGAGGATGGCGCGCAGAGCTTCGGCGCAACCTACAAGGACCGGCGCAGCGGCAACCAGTCGCTGTTCGGCTGTACCAGCTTCTTTCCCGCCAAGCCGCTCGGCTGCTACGGCGACGGCGGCGCGATCTTTACCGACGACGACGATCTGGCACAGGCGTGCCGCGAGATTCGTATCCACGGCCAGTCGAAGCGCTTCCACCACACACGCGTCGGGGTCGGCGGACGTCTCGACACGATCCAGGCCGCCGTGCTGCTCGCCAAGCTCGAAATCTTCGACCGGGAGATCGAGCGACGGCAGGAGCTGGGCAGCCGCTATCTCGCCGCCTTCGCCGGGCACAATGCGCTCGAACTGCCGTTGATCGCCGAGGACCGCACCAGCGTCTGGGGCTATTTCGCGCTCAAATCGCCCGATCGCGCCGCGATCCTCGACGCGCTCAAGGCCGCCGGGGTGCCGAGCGGGGTGCACTATCCCGAACCGATGCACGTCCAGCCGGCGTACAAGGACAAGTGTCGCGTCGCGGGCAGCATGGCCGAAACCGACCGCTGGTCGGAGCAGGTCTTCAGCCTGCCGATGCACGCCTATCTGACCGACGAAGCACAGGACCGCATCATCGCCGCGGTGCTGGCGGGGGCCGGTTCGGCGGCCTGA
- a CDS encoding Gfo/Idh/MocA family oxidoreductase, with the protein MTVAIQPITDRRQRFALVGCGRISANHFAALEAHGNRAEIVDVCDTDPAALAKAVERTGARGHASLTEMLKTTDADAVIVTTPSGLHPAQVIEIAQSGRHIVSEKPMATRWRDGLRMVEACDRAGVQLFIVKQNRRNATLQLLKRAVEGGRFGRIYMVAINVFWTRPQDYYDSAAWRGTWEFDGGALMNQASHYVDLLDWLGGPIESIHAYTATLARNIEVEDTAALNVRWRSGALGSMNVTMLTYPKNLEGSITILGEKGSVKVGGVALNKIENWEFDTPHPDDGEVAAASYDTGSVYGFGHQLYYDNVIGTLAGDCDAATDGREGLRSLEVLIAAYLSARDGKRVSLPLDY; encoded by the coding sequence ATGACCGTTGCAATTCAGCCTATTACGGACCGGCGCCAACGTTTCGCGCTGGTCGGTTGCGGGCGTATTTCCGCCAATCATTTCGCGGCGCTCGAAGCGCACGGCAATCGCGCCGAGATCGTCGACGTCTGCGACACCGATCCTGCCGCGCTGGCGAAGGCGGTCGAGCGTACCGGCGCACGCGGCCACGCCTCGCTGACCGAAATGCTGAAGACCACCGACGCCGACGCGGTGATCGTCACCACCCCCAGCGGACTGCATCCCGCGCAGGTGATCGAAATCGCCCAGTCCGGGCGCCATATCGTCTCCGAAAAGCCGATGGCGACGCGCTGGCGCGACGGGCTGCGCATGGTCGAGGCGTGCGACAGGGCCGGCGTACAACTGTTCATCGTCAAGCAGAACCGCCGCAACGCGACGCTCCAGCTGCTCAAGCGCGCGGTCGAGGGTGGGCGGTTCGGCCGCATCTACATGGTCGCGATCAACGTCTTCTGGACGCGCCCGCAGGATTATTACGACAGCGCCGCCTGGCGCGGCACCTGGGAGTTCGACGGCGGCGCGCTGATGAACCAAGCGAGCCACTATGTCGACCTGCTCGACTGGCTCGGCGGCCCGATCGAGAGCATCCACGCCTATACCGCGACGCTCGCGCGCAACATCGAGGTCGAGGACACCGCGGCGCTCAACGTGCGCTGGCGCTCGGGCGCGCTCGGCTCGATGAACGTCACGATGCTCACCTATCCGAAGAACCTCGAGGGCTCGATCACGATCCTCGGCGAAAAGGGCAGCGTCAAGGTCGGCGGCGTCGCGCTCAACAAGATCGAGAATTGGGAATTCGACACCCCGCACCCCGACGACGGCGAGGTCGCGGCCGCCTCCTATGACACCGGGTCGGTCTATGGCTTCGGGCACCAGCTCTATTACGACAATGTCATCGGCACGCTCGCGGGCGATTGCGACGCCGCGACCGACGGGCGCGAGGGGCTCCGCAGCCTCGAAGTGCTGATCGCCGCCTACCTCTCGGCGCGCGACGGCAAGCGCGTCTCGCTGCCGCTGGACTATTGA
- the hisH gene encoding imidazole glycerol phosphate synthase subunit HisH produces MITIVDYDAGNPRSIINMLGYLGQRAELTGDPDRIARAERLILPGVGKFDWGMGRLHEKGLAAPLDEAVTQRGVPMLGICLGAQLLTRGSDEGDLPGFGWVPARTVAFDRSRLDARLKVPHIGWADTEWMPGRRLTVPTPDPRYYYVHSFHMLCDDPATELCRTTHGYSFTAGVERDNVFGVQFHPEKSLSFGMAVLQQFAGL; encoded by the coding sequence ATGATCACCATCGTCGACTATGATGCCGGAAACCCGCGTTCGATCATCAACATGCTCGGCTATCTGGGTCAGCGCGCCGAACTCACCGGGGATCCGGACCGGATCGCGAGGGCCGAGCGGCTGATCCTGCCCGGGGTCGGCAAGTTCGACTGGGGCATGGGACGATTGCACGAAAAGGGACTGGCTGCGCCGCTCGACGAGGCGGTGACGCAGCGGGGGGTGCCGATGCTCGGCATCTGCCTCGGTGCGCAGTTGCTGACGCGCGGCAGCGACGAGGGCGACCTGCCCGGTTTCGGCTGGGTGCCCGCGCGCACCGTCGCCTTCGACCGCAGCCGCCTCGACGCGCGGCTGAAGGTCCCGCACATCGGCTGGGCCGATACCGAGTGGATGCCGGGCCGTCGCCTGACGGTGCCGACCCCCGATCCGCGCTATTATTACGTCCACAGTTTCCATATGTTGTGCGACGACCCTGCCACCGAATTGTGCCGTACGACCCATGGTTACAGCTTTACCGCCGGGGTCGAGCGCGACAATGTCTTCGGTGTCCAGTTCCACCCCGAAAAGAGCCTGTCGTTCGGCATGGCCGTTCTCCAGCAATTCGCAGGCCTGTGA
- a CDS encoding sulfotransferase, whose protein sequence is MTEGALPNLFVIGAMKCGTTSLNDYLALHPQIHMAAVKEINWFSGEEAHQPVEWYRAQFDPAFPVRGEASQNYSKAHHPFYKGAPERMAALVPDAKLVYIVRDPIERYRSHFVENNLEEPGEDMAWNLANDHHFLTGRYAWQLRFFLEHYPIEQILVVDSDDLRRDRLATMNRIFDFLGLDRVDDPALFDFESNTIDSNMAPLHWRQSLAYRIAYKLAPFDFHRFMANALFRKYLYPEHKKPDLTPGEVAQLRERYAPDVAELRALTGQAFAKWQV, encoded by the coding sequence ATGACCGAAGGTGCCCTCCCCAATCTGTTCGTCATCGGCGCGATGAAATGCGGCACGACGAGCCTCAACGACTATCTCGCGCTCCATCCGCAGATCCACATGGCTGCGGTGAAGGAGATCAACTGGTTCTCGGGCGAAGAAGCGCACCAGCCGGTCGAATGGTATCGTGCGCAGTTCGACCCCGCCTTTCCGGTGCGCGGTGAAGCCTCGCAGAATTACAGCAAGGCGCACCACCCCTTCTACAAGGGGGCGCCCGAACGCATGGCGGCGCTCGTTCCCGATGCGAAACTCGTCTATATCGTGCGCGACCCGATCGAGCGCTACCGCTCGCATTTCGTCGAAAACAACCTCGAGGAACCCGGCGAGGATATGGCGTGGAACCTCGCCAACGACCATCACTTCCTGACCGGGCGCTACGCCTGGCAACTGCGTTTCTTCCTCGAACATTATCCGATCGAGCAGATCCTCGTGGTCGACAGCGACGATTTGCGGCGCGACCGGCTCGCGACGATGAACCGCATCTTCGACTTTCTCGGGCTCGACCGCGTCGATGATCCGGCGCTGTTCGACTTTGAATCGAACACGATCGATTCGAACATGGCGCCGCTGCACTGGCGGCAATCGCTCGCCTATCGTATCGCGTACAAGCTCGCGCCCTTCGATTTTCACCGCTTCATGGCGAATGCACTCTTTCGCAAATATCTCTATCCCGAGCACAAGAAGCCCGACCTGACGCCCGGGGAGGTCGCGCAGCTTCGCGAACGCTATGCGCCCGATGTTGCCGAACTGCGCGCGCTGACGGGACAGGCCTTTGCGAAGTGGCAGGTCTGA